A region from the Janthinobacterium agaricidamnosum genome encodes:
- a CDS encoding MexW/MexI family multidrug efflux RND transporter permease subunit, which yields MKFTDLFVRRPVLALVISTLILMLGVVAILQLPIRQYPMLESSTITVKTTYPGASAELMQGFVTQPIAQAVSSVEGIDYLTSSSVQGSSTVTVRMELNRDSTQALTEVMAKVNQVRYKLPEGAFDPVIERSAGDSSAVAYVGFASESVSAPALTDYLARVVQPMFATIDGVAKVDVYGGQQLAMRLWIDPAKLAARGLTAADVADAVRRNNYQAAPGKVKGQFVVSNISVNTDLTSVAEFRDMVIRKGGDEKDSASLVRLKDVGTVELGAAATETSGIMDGVPAVYLGLSPTPGGNPLVIVDGIKKLLPEIQKTLPPGVKVELAFETARFIQSSIEEVAHTLLEALLIVVIVIYLCMGSLRSVLIPVVTIPLSMLGAAALMLAFGFSINLLTLLAMVLAVGLVVDDAIVVVENVHRHIEEGKTPVAAALVGAREVAGPVIAMTITLAAVYAPIGMMGGLTGALFKEFALTLAGAVVVSGVVALTLSPVMSSLLLQPKQSEGRMARAAEHFFEGLTSRYARLLDRSLHHRWLSAGFAALVMVSLPFLYLLPQRELAPAEDQASVLTAIKAPQHANLDYVERFSYKLDAIYKHIPETHSRWIINGGEGPASSIGGINLTPWAERARNAAVIQAELQHAVGDVEGTSIFAFQLAPLPGSSGGLPVQMVLRSAQDYATLFRTMEDVKQRARDSGLFAVVDSDLDYNNPVVKVRVDRSKANSLGIRMQDIGESLAVLVGENYLNRFGMDGRAYDVIAQSPREQRLTAQALTQQYVRADDGSLLPLSAVVSVSEQIEPNMLTQFNQQNAATFQGVPAPGVTLGDAVAFLDGVAKTLPPGFSYDWQSDARQFATEGNALLLAFLAAVVVIYLVLAAQYESLTDPLIILITVPLSICGALIPLALGYATVNIYTQIGLVTLIGLISKHGILMVEFANELQVHEQLDRITAIRKAAQIRLRPILMTTAAMVVGLVPLLFASGAGANSRFGLGVVIVSGMLIGTFFTLFVLPTVYTFLARRHTADHATPRARDLSQALKESV from the coding sequence ATGAAATTTACCGATTTATTCGTGCGCCGCCCCGTGCTGGCGCTGGTGATCAGTACCCTGATTTTGATGCTGGGCGTGGTCGCCATCCTGCAGCTGCCGATCCGCCAGTATCCGATGCTCGAATCATCGACCATCACGGTGAAAACCACGTATCCGGGCGCCTCGGCAGAACTGATGCAGGGTTTTGTCACGCAGCCGATCGCGCAAGCCGTGTCGTCGGTGGAAGGCATCGATTATCTGACCTCGTCCTCCGTGCAAGGCAGCAGCACGGTCACCGTGCGCATGGAATTGAACCGCGATTCCACCCAGGCGCTGACGGAAGTGATGGCCAAGGTCAACCAGGTGCGCTACAAGCTGCCCGAAGGCGCTTTTGACCCCGTCATCGAGCGCTCGGCCGGCGATTCCTCGGCCGTCGCCTATGTGGGCTTTGCCAGCGAGAGCGTCTCGGCGCCCGCACTGACGGACTATCTGGCGCGCGTGGTGCAGCCGATGTTCGCCACCATCGACGGCGTGGCCAAGGTCGACGTGTACGGCGGCCAGCAGCTGGCCATGCGTTTGTGGATCGACCCGGCAAAATTAGCGGCGCGCGGCTTGACGGCAGCCGACGTGGCCGACGCCGTGCGGCGCAATAACTACCAGGCGGCGCCGGGCAAGGTGAAAGGACAATTCGTCGTCTCCAACATCAGCGTCAACACGGATCTGACCAGCGTGGCCGAGTTCCGCGACATGGTCATCCGCAAGGGCGGCGATGAAAAAGACAGCGCATCGCTCGTGCGCCTGAAAGACGTGGGCACGGTGGAGCTGGGTGCGGCCGCGACGGAAACGAGCGGCATCATGGATGGCGTGCCGGCCGTGTACCTGGGCCTGTCGCCCACGCCGGGCGGCAACCCGCTGGTGATCGTCGACGGCATCAAGAAACTGCTGCCCGAGATCCAGAAAACCCTGCCGCCCGGCGTGAAAGTGGAGCTGGCGTTCGAGACGGCGCGCTTCATCCAGTCGTCCATCGAGGAGGTGGCGCACACCCTGCTCGAAGCGCTTCTCATTGTCGTCATCGTCATCTATCTGTGCATGGGTTCCCTGCGCTCCGTGCTGATTCCCGTCGTGACGATTCCGCTGTCGATGCTGGGCGCGGCGGCGCTGATGCTGGCCTTCGGCTTCAGCATCAATCTGCTCACCCTGCTGGCGATGGTGCTGGCCGTGGGCCTGGTGGTCGACGACGCCATCGTCGTGGTGGAAAACGTGCACCGGCATATCGAGGAAGGCAAGACGCCCGTGGCCGCCGCGCTGGTCGGTGCGCGCGAAGTGGCCGGCCCCGTGATCGCCATGACGATCACGCTGGCGGCCGTGTATGCGCCCATCGGCATGATGGGGGGCCTCACGGGCGCGCTGTTCAAGGAATTCGCGCTCACTTTGGCCGGCGCCGTGGTGGTGTCGGGCGTGGTGGCATTGACCTTGTCGCCCGTGATGAGCTCATTGCTGCTGCAGCCGAAACAATCGGAAGGGCGCATGGCGCGCGCCGCCGAGCATTTCTTCGAAGGTTTGACCAGCCGCTATGCGCGCCTGCTGGACCGCTCGCTGCACCACCGCTGGCTGAGTGCCGGTTTCGCCGCGCTGGTGATGGTGAGTCTGCCGTTCCTGTACCTGCTGCCGCAGCGCGAACTGGCGCCGGCGGAAGACCAGGCCAGCGTGTTGACGGCGATCAAGGCGCCGCAGCACGCCAACCTCGATTACGTCGAGCGCTTTTCGTACAAGCTCGATGCCATCTACAAGCATATCCCCGAAACGCACTCGCGCTGGATCATCAACGGCGGCGAAGGTCCGGCATCGAGCATCGGCGGCATCAACCTGACGCCGTGGGCCGAACGCGCGCGCAACGCGGCCGTCATCCAGGCGGAATTGCAGCACGCCGTGGGCGACGTGGAAGGCACCAGCATCTTCGCCTTCCAGCTAGCGCCCTTGCCCGGATCGAGCGGCGGCTTGCCCGTGCAGATGGTGCTGCGCAGCGCGCAGGATTACGCCACCCTGTTCCGCACCATGGAAGACGTCAAGCAGCGCGCGCGCGACAGCGGCCTGTTTGCCGTCGTCGACAGCGACCTCGATTACAACAACCCCGTGGTGAAAGTGCGCGTGGACCGCTCGAAGGCGAACAGCCTGGGCATCCGCATGCAGGACATCGGCGAATCGCTGGCCGTGCTGGTGGGCGAAAATTATTTGAACCGCTTCGGCATGGATGGCCGCGCCTATGACGTCATCGCGCAAAGCCCGCGCGAACAGCGACTCACGGCGCAAGCCCTGACGCAGCAGTACGTGCGCGCCGACGATGGCAGCCTGCTGCCCCTGTCCGCCGTCGTCTCGGTGAGCGAACAGATCGAGCCGAACATGCTGACGCAGTTCAATCAGCAAAACGCGGCCACCTTCCAGGGCGTGCCGGCGCCCGGCGTGACCCTGGGCGACGCCGTCGCCTTCCTCGATGGCGTGGCGAAAACCCTGCCGCCCGGCTTCAGCTACGACTGGCAATCAGATGCGCGCCAGTTCGCCACGGAAGGCAATGCCCTTCTGCTGGCCTTCCTGGCGGCCGTCGTCGTGATTTACCTGGTGCTGGCGGCCCAGTACGAAAGCCTGACGGACCCGCTGATTATCCTGATCACCGTGCCCCTGTCGATTTGCGGCGCCCTGATTCCGCTGGCGCTCGGCTACGCCACCGTCAACATCTACACGCAGATCGGCCTGGTGACCCTGATCGGCTTGATCAGCAAGCACGGCATCCTGATGGTGGAATTTGCCAACGAATTGCAGGTGCATGAACAGCTCGACCGCATCACGGCCATCCGCAAGGCGGCGCAGATCCGCCTGCGCCCGATCTTGATGACGACGGCCGCCATGGTGGTGGGCCTCGTGCCGCTGCTGTTCGCTTCCGGCGCGGGTGCCAACAGCCGCTTCGGCCTCGGTGTCGTGATCGTCTCGGGCATGTTGATCGGCACCTTCTTCACCCTGTTCGTGCTGCCCACCGTGTACACCTTTCTGGCCCGCCGCCACACGGCCGACCATGCCACGCCGCGCGCCCGCGACCTGTCGCAGGCGCTGAAGGAATCCGTATGA
- a CDS encoding efflux transporter outer membrane subunit yields MKNYRYLIALFPVLAGCAVSPAYVMPGTPAITLASPQQAQFAAGTGAVSEAAWWTFFDDARLSQLIASALEHNLDIAQAQANLLAARAVFDERRLDELPTVTGQAGWQRTVQQNTPDSRTASASTRVGFDAQWEIDLFGRLAHMSRSAQARADAAQADLRQVRLTIAAEVARNYYEALGYQQNLALTQAQVQSWRDTVALIDARIRAGSGLPEERHNALANLARSEAALPPLQAGLRQAQYRLDVLSGQVPGAIALATKPQQQAPLAGQLPLGDVNQLIKQRPDVVRAERLLAASSEDVGAATADLYPRLSLGGFLGFFALRGSGVFDGGARAFEVAPSVSYPAFRLGSVRARLRGTQAEAQGALARYEHTMLLAQEDVENAVTQLAENQTRLASLLESARHGNAALGIASTRYAGGGGSYQAVLENQRALYDIRREALLAETASYIDAIALYKALGWGQTM; encoded by the coding sequence ATGAAAAATTACCGCTATCTTATTGCCCTTTTCCCCGTGCTGGCCGGCTGCGCCGTCAGCCCCGCCTACGTCATGCCGGGCACGCCCGCCATCACCCTGGCCAGCCCGCAGCAAGCGCAATTCGCAGCTGGCACGGGCGCCGTCAGCGAGGCCGCTTGGTGGACGTTTTTCGATGATGCACGGCTGTCGCAGCTGATCGCCAGCGCGCTCGAACACAACCTCGATATCGCCCAGGCGCAGGCCAACCTGCTGGCCGCGCGCGCCGTCTTCGACGAACGTCGGCTCGACGAACTGCCCACTGTCACGGGCCAGGCCGGCTGGCAGCGCACGGTGCAGCAAAACACGCCCGACAGCCGCACCGCCAGCGCCAGCACGCGCGTGGGATTCGACGCGCAATGGGAGATCGACCTGTTCGGCCGCCTGGCGCACATGAGCCGTTCGGCGCAGGCGCGCGCCGATGCGGCGCAGGCGGACTTGCGGCAAGTGCGGCTGACGATCGCCGCCGAGGTGGCGCGCAATTATTACGAGGCGCTGGGCTACCAGCAAAACCTGGCGCTGACGCAGGCGCAGGTGCAAAGCTGGCGCGACACGGTGGCATTGATCGACGCGCGCATCCGTGCCGGCAGCGGCTTGCCGGAAGAACGCCACAACGCACTGGCCAACCTGGCGCGCAGCGAGGCGGCATTGCCACCGTTGCAGGCGGGCCTGCGCCAGGCGCAGTACCGGCTCGATGTGCTGAGCGGGCAAGTGCCTGGCGCCATCGCGCTGGCCACCAAGCCCCAGCAACAGGCGCCGCTGGCGGGCCAGCTGCCGCTCGGCGACGTGAATCAGTTGATCAAGCAGCGTCCCGACGTGGTGCGCGCCGAGCGCCTGCTGGCCGCGTCCAGCGAAGACGTGGGTGCCGCCACGGCCGACCTGTATCCGCGCCTGAGCCTCGGCGGCTTTCTGGGCTTCTTCGCACTGCGCGGCAGCGGCGTGTTCGACGGCGGCGCGCGCGCTTTCGAGGTGGCACCCTCCGTCAGCTATCCGGCCTTCCGCCTGGGCAGCGTCAGGGCACGCTTGCGCGGCACGCAGGCCGAGGCGCAGGGCGCCCTGGCGCGCTATGAACACACGATGTTATTGGCGCAGGAAGACGTGGAAAACGCCGTCACGCAGCTGGCGGAAAACCAGACGCGATTGGCCTCCCTGCTGGAATCGGCGCGCCACGGCAACGCGGCCCTCGGCATCGCCAGCACGCGCTATGCGGGCGGCGGTGGCAGCTATCAGGCCGTGCTGGAAAACCAGCGCGCCTTGTACGATATCCGGCGCGAAGCGCTGCTGGCGGAGACGGCGTCCTACATCGATGCGATTGCCCTGTACAAGGCGCTGGGATGGGGGCAAACTATGTAG
- a CDS encoding DUF1349 domain-containing protein, producing the protein MFTQGSWLNPPENWSADAAQLRVTTDANTDFWRKTSYGFIRDSGHFFGTEVDGDFTAQLHVAAQYAALYDQAGMMVRIDEQHWIKCGVEFSDGQLLLSTVLTVDKSDWAVSIAPAMPDGFWLRVTVEKGVIRVQYSTDGKLWPLLRLAPFPEASHYRVGPMCCTPERGGLEVVFSQFSTGPALQKALHDLS; encoded by the coding sequence ATGTTCACGCAAGGCAGCTGGCTCAATCCACCGGAAAACTGGTCCGCCGACGCCGCGCAGCTGCGCGTGACGACGGATGCGAACACGGATTTCTGGCGCAAGACCTCGTATGGTTTTATCCGCGACAGCGGCCACTTTTTCGGCACGGAAGTCGATGGCGATTTCACGGCGCAGCTGCACGTGGCCGCGCAGTACGCGGCGCTGTACGACCAGGCCGGCATGATGGTGCGCATCGACGAGCAACACTGGATCAAATGCGGCGTCGAATTTTCCGACGGCCAGCTGCTGTTGAGCACCGTGCTGACGGTGGATAAATCGGATTGGGCCGTCAGCATCGCGCCCGCCATGCCGGACGGTTTCTGGCTGCGCGTGACGGTGGAAAAGGGCGTCATCCGGGTGCAGTATTCGACCGATGGCAAGCTGTGGCCGCTGCTGCGCCTGGCGCCGTTTCCCGAGGCCAGCCACTACCGCGTGGGGCCCATGTGCTGCACGCCGGAACGCGGTGGCCTGGAAGTGGTTTTTTCGCAGTTTTCCACCGGTCCTGCGCTGCAAAAAGCGTTGCATGATTTAAGCTGA